The following coding sequences are from one Melanotaenia boesemani isolate fMelBoe1 chromosome 17, fMelBoe1.pri, whole genome shotgun sequence window:
- the rida gene encoding 2-iminobutanoate/2-iminopropanoate deaminase isoform X1, translating to MSALNKKIIHTTSAPAAIGPYSQAVVVDRTMYISGQVGLDVASGQLVDGGVKAQANKALANMGEILKSAGCDYNNVVKTTVLLKDINDFNCVNEVYKQFFSSNFPARAAYQVAALPRGGLVEIEAVAVLGPLSDS from the exons ATGTCTGCACTCAACAAAAAGATCATTCACACCACATCAGCTCCGGCTGCCATCGGTCCATACAG CCAGGCGGTGGTGGTGGACAGAACCATGTATATCTCAGGCCAGGTGGGACTGGATGTGGCCTCTGGTCAGCTGGTGGATGGGGGAGTGAAAGCTCAGGCCAACAAg GCTCTGGCCAATATGGGGGAGATCCTTAAATCTGCTGGCTGTGATTACAATAATG tGGTGAAAACCACTGTGCTGCTCAAGGATATAAACGACTTCAACTGCGTCAATGAGGTCTACAAGCAAT TTTTCAGCAGTAACTTCCCTGCAAGAGCTGCCTACCAGGTCGCTGCTCTCCCTAGa GGTGGACTGGTGGAAATCGAGGCAGTCGCCGTTCTCGGACCTCTCTCCGACTCCTGA
- the rida gene encoding 2-iminobutanoate/2-iminopropanoate deaminase isoform X2 produces MESVNRKIIHTTKAPVRQGIYSQAVVVDRTMYISGQVGLDVASGQLVDGGVKAQANKALANMGEILKSAGCDYNNVVKTTVLLKDINDFNCVNEVYKQFFSSNFPARAAYQVAALPRGGLVEIEAVAVLGPLSDS; encoded by the exons ATGGAATCAGTTAATCGGAAAATCATTCACACAACAAAGGCTCCCGTTAGACAGGGAATATACAG CCAGGCGGTGGTGGTGGACAGAACCATGTATATCTCAGGCCAGGTGGGACTGGATGTGGCCTCTGGTCAGCTGGTGGATGGGGGAGTGAAAGCTCAGGCCAACAAg GCTCTGGCCAATATGGGGGAGATCCTTAAATCTGCTGGCTGTGATTACAATAATG tGGTGAAAACCACTGTGCTGCTCAAGGATATAAACGACTTCAACTGCGTCAATGAGGTCTACAAGCAAT TTTTCAGCAGTAACTTCCCTGCAAGAGCTGCCTACCAGGTCGCTGCTCTCCCTAGa GGTGGACTGGTGGAAATCGAGGCAGTCGCCGTTCTCGGACCTCTCTCCGACTCCTGA
- the polr2k gene encoding DNA-directed RNA polymerases I, II, and III subunit RPABC4, whose product MDSQKDLQPPKQQPMIYICGECHTENEIKARDPIRCRECGYRIMYKKRTKRLVVFDAR is encoded by the exons ATGGATTCACAGAAAGATCTACAGCCGCCCAAACAACAGCCTATGATCTACATTTGTGGAG AATGtcacactgaaaatgaaatcaAGGCCCGTGATCCTATCAGATGCAGAGAGTGTGGCTACAGAATCATGTACAAGAAGAGAACAAAGAGAT TGGTTGTTTTTGATgcccgatga
- the spag1a gene encoding sperm-associated antigen 1A, whose protein sequence is MGNAQEKPPGSGGVAGRSGQASTTGSRTRTAGGGSGEKLQNHKAPGKEMMANGTHQENSPAGGQKEQGSPAVDTSYLDAPAGALPPHLARLKNEGNHLFKHGQFGDALEKYTQAIDGCSEAGVDSPEDLCILYSNRAACYLKDGNSNDCIQDCTKALELQPYSLKPLLRRAMAYESLERYRKAYVDYKTVLQIDTGTQAAHDSVHRITKMLIEQDGPDWREKLPEIPAVPLSVQQQHREKPISIEMAQARAARAAQEEVRRKEARFTLLKQEGNDLVKKSLFQEALGKYSECLSLKPDECGLHTNRAICFLKLNRFEEAKQDCDSALQLDPANKKAFYRRALAFKGLQDYLSASSDLQEVLQLDPNVREAEQELEVVTGLLRQSLMDTARA, encoded by the exons ATGGGGAACGCACAGGAGAAACCCCCGGGCAGCGGAGGAGTGGCGGGGAGATCGGGTCAGGCCAGCACAACAGGGAGTAGAACGAGAACTGCGGGAGGAGGCAGCGGGGAAAAGCTCCAGAATCACAAAGCCCCAGGGAAGGAGATGATGGCCAATGGCACACACCAAGAAAACAGTCCCGCTGGTGGACAAAAGGAGCAGGGCAGCCCTGCAGTGGACACGAGTTACCTGGATGCCCCAGCTGGGGCTCTGCCTCCTCACCTGGCACGACTCAAGAATGAAGGGAACCACCTCTTTAAACATGGCCAGTTTGGAGACGCCTTGGAGAAGTACACTCAGGCCATTGATGGATGTTCTGAGGCAG GCGTGGATAGTCCAGAAGATCTGTGTATTCTCTACTCCAACAGAGCTGCCTGCTACCTGAAGGACGGAAACAGCAACGACTGCATACAGGACTGCACCAA GGCTTTGGAGCTGCAGCCGTACTCCCTGAAGCCCCTGTTGCGCAGAGCTATGGCTTATGAGTCACTGGAGCGCTACAGGAAGGCCTATGTGGATTATAAGACAGTGTTGCAGATTGACACTGGCACACAGGCGGCTCACGACAGTGTCCACAG GATCACCAAGATGCTGATTGAGCAGGATGGGCCTGACTGGAGAGAGAAGCTGCCAGAAATCCCCGCCGTCCCTCTGTCTGTTCAGCAgcaacacagagagaaaccaATCAGCATTGAGATGGCACAGGCACGAGCCGCCAGGGCTGCACAGGAGGAAG TGAGAAGAAAAGAAGCCCGCTTCACATTACTCAAACAGGAAGGCAATGATCTGGTGAAGAAAAGTCTCTTCCAGGAGGCTCTGGGGAAGTACAGTGAATGTCTCTCCTTAAAACCTGATGAATGTGGTCTCCACACAAACAG AGCCATTTGTTTCCTGAAGCTGAATCGCTTCGAAGAGGCCAAACAGGACTGTGACTCTGCACTGCAGCTGGATCCAGCCAACAAGAAAGCTTTCTACAGACGAGCGCTGGCCTTTAAGGGTTTACAG GATTACCTCTCGGCCAGCAGTGACCTACAGGAGGTCCTCCAGCTGGATCCCAACGTCCGGGAGGCCGAGCAGGAGCTTGAGGTGGTGACGGGCTTGCTGAGGCAAAGTCTGATGGACACAGCAAGA GCGTGA
- the stk3 gene encoding serine/threonine-protein kinase 3, whose protein sequence is METAAPKSRLKKLSEDSLTKQPEEVFDVLEKLGEGSYGSVFKAIHKESGQVVAIKQVPVESDLQEIIKEISIMQQCDSPYVVKYYGSYFKNTDLWIVMEYCGAGSVSDIIRLRNKTLTEDEIATILKSTLKGLEYLHFMRKIHRDIKAGNILLNTEGHAKLADFGVAGQLTDTMAKRNTVIGTPFWMAPEVIQEIGYNCVADIWSLGITSIEMAEGKPPYADIHPMRAIFMIPTNPPPTFRKPELWSDDFTDFVKKCLVKNPEQRATATQLLQHPFISQAKPVTILRDLITEAMEMKAKRQQEQQRELEEEDDNSEEETEVDSHTMVKSGSEGAGTMRATSTMSDGAQTMIEHGSTMLESDLGTMVINSDDEEEEEDQGSMRRHATPQQPIRPSFMDYFDKQDSNKAAQQQENYNHNQPQEQPGYHIQSKNVFPDNWKVPQDGDFDFLKNLDFEELQLRLSALDPMMEREIEELRQRYTAKRQPILDAMDAKKRRQQNF, encoded by the exons ATGGAGACGGCTGCGCCCAAAAG TAGGCTGAAAAAACTGAGTGAGGACAGTTTGACCAAACAACCAGAAGAAGTGTTTGATGTTCTTGAGAAACTAGGCGAAGG ctCTTATGGCAGCGTCTTTAAAGCCATCCATAAGGAGTCAGGACAGGTGGTGGCCATCAAACAGGTTCCTGTGGAGTCTGATCTGCAGGAAATAATCAAGGAGATTTCCATTATGCAGCAGTGTGACAG TCCATATGTAGTGAAATACTATGGCAGCTACTTCAAGAACACAGACCTGTGGATTGTCATGGAGTATTGTGGAGCCGGCTCTGTCTCTGACATCATCAGACTGCGCAACAAGACG TTGACCGAAGATGAGATTGCCACCATCCTAAAGTCAACACTGAAGGGTCTTGAATACCTTCACTTCATGAGGAAGATCCATCGTGACATCAAGGCAGGAAACATCCTTCTCAACACTGAGGGACATGCCAAACTGGCAGACTTCGGAGTTGCAGGACAATTAACG GACACGATGGCAAAGAGAAACACAGTGATTGGCACCCCATTCTGGATGGCCCCGGAGGTGATCCAGGAGATCGGCTACAACTGTGTAGCAGACATTTGGTCTCTGGGCATCACATCCATAGAGATGGCAGAGGGCAAACCCCCTTATGCTGATATTCATCCCATGAGG GCTATCTTTATGATTCCCACCAACCCACCTCCTACATTCAGGAAGCCTGAGCTTTGGTCAGATGATTTCACAGACTTTGTCAAGAAGTGTTTGGTTAAGAACCCCGAACAGAGAGCAACCGCCACGCAGCTCCTACAG CATCCATTCATCAGCCAAGCAAAGCCAGTTACAATCCTGAGAGACCTGATAACTGAAGCCATGGAGATGAAAGCCAAgaggcagcaggagcagcagcgagagctggaggaggaggatgacaaCTCG GAGGAGGAAACTGAAGTGGACTCTCACACTATGGTGAAGTCAGGCTCAGAGGGGGCCGGCACCATGCGGGCTACCAGCACTATGAGTGATGGGGCTCAGACCATGATTGAGCATGGGAGCACCATGCTGGAGTCAGACCTGGGCACTATGGTCATCAacagtgatgatgaagaagaggaggaagaccaGGGATCGATGAGAA GACACGCCACCCCCCAGCAGCCCATACGTCCATCATTCATGGATTATTTTGACAAGCAGGATTCCAACAAGGCAGCCCAGCAGCAGGAGAACTACAACCACAACCAGCCACAGGAGCAGCCCGGTTACCACATCCAGTCTAAAAACGTCTTCCCTGACAACTGGAAGGTTCCCCAGGATGGAGACTTTGACTTT TTGAAGAATCTGGATTTTGAGGAGCTGCAGTTGCGCCTGAGTGCCTTAGATCCCATGATGGAGCGGGAAATTGAGGAGCTCAGGCAGCGTTACACAGCCAAAAGACAGCCTATCCTGGATGCAATGGATGCTAAGAAGAGACGACAGCAGAACTTCTGA